In the genome of Myroides phaeus, one region contains:
- the pheT gene encoding phenylalanine--tRNA ligase subunit beta, with the protein MQISYNWLKQFIKLDITPDETSEILTDLGLEVEGITHYESLKGGLKGVVVGHVLSCTKHPNADKLNVTKVDLGTGEPVQIVCGAPNVAEGQKVPVATIGTELFDAEGIAFQIKKGKIRGEESFGMICSEVELGIGTDGSGILVLDNKWEPGTPAATIFNVVTDEVFEIGLTPNRSDAMSHWGVARDLRAGLLQNSKEEIQHKELITPSVSKFKVERRTLKIDVSVNDYKKAPRYCGVTISGVEVKQSPEWLQNRLKAIGIAPKNNIVDVTNYVLHDLGQPLHAFDTAKIKGGKVIVKTVDAGTKFTTLDGVERTLHQDDLMICDENGPMCLAGIFGGLKSAVSENTTTIFLESAYFNPVTIRKAAKRHGLNTDSSFRFERGIDPSITEYALKHAALLIQQVAGGEITSDIVDLYPKKIEDNSVFLNFNNITRLLGEEIPKDTIKKILVSLDIKVHSMSDVGIGITVPAYRADVTREIDIIEEVLRVYGFNNITYSSKLNATIAANSRTEDHKVQNIIANQLVAQGFHEIMNNSLTTPDYSNLSENINSSFQVDILNPLSHDLCVMRQSLLFGGLESISYNINRKRGDLKFFEFGKTYHKMLNSYEEYKRFAVFATGNITKASWNSTQKPVDFFEFKAYINAIVARLGLTKTTTQPVESDIFSEGIAYYLGKDLIVEFGILKKGVLKEFDIKQEVFYAEFNWDNTIKMLSAKIKFTDINKYPSVKRDYALLINENVTFGEIYNIVKQVDKNIIKDVTLFDVYQGDKIEDGKKSYAISILMEDSSKTLTDSQVEKIMGKIQYQLENNVGAQLR; encoded by the coding sequence ATGCAGATTTCATACAATTGGTTAAAACAATTCATTAAATTAGACATTACACCAGACGAAACTTCAGAAATCTTAACAGACTTAGGTCTTGAGGTGGAAGGAATCACTCACTATGAGAGTTTAAAAGGTGGTTTAAAAGGAGTTGTTGTTGGACACGTATTGTCTTGTACAAAACATCCTAATGCAGACAAATTAAACGTAACAAAAGTTGATTTAGGAACGGGTGAACCAGTACAAATCGTTTGTGGTGCTCCTAATGTTGCTGAAGGACAGAAAGTACCTGTTGCTACAATTGGTACAGAATTATTCGATGCAGAAGGAATTGCATTCCAAATCAAAAAAGGTAAAATTCGTGGAGAAGAGAGCTTTGGTATGATTTGTTCTGAAGTAGAACTTGGAATTGGAACAGATGGTAGTGGTATTTTAGTTCTTGATAACAAATGGGAACCAGGTACTCCTGCTGCAACTATTTTCAATGTTGTAACTGACGAAGTTTTTGAAATTGGATTAACTCCAAACCGTTCTGATGCAATGAGTCATTGGGGGGTTGCTCGTGATTTAAGAGCTGGCCTTTTACAAAACTCAAAAGAGGAAATTCAACACAAAGAGTTGATTACTCCTTCTGTTAGTAAATTTAAAGTAGAACGTAGAACGTTAAAAATTGACGTAAGCGTTAATGATTATAAAAAAGCTCCAAGATACTGCGGAGTTACTATTTCTGGAGTTGAAGTAAAACAATCTCCTGAGTGGTTACAAAACAGACTTAAAGCTATTGGAATTGCTCCTAAAAACAATATCGTTGACGTTACAAACTATGTACTACACGATTTAGGACAACCGTTACACGCTTTTGATACAGCTAAAATCAAAGGTGGAAAAGTTATCGTTAAAACTGTTGACGCTGGAACAAAATTCACAACTCTTGACGGAGTTGAAAGAACTCTACACCAAGACGACTTAATGATTTGTGACGAAAACGGTCCAATGTGTTTAGCAGGTATTTTTGGAGGATTAAAGTCAGCTGTTTCTGAAAACACGACAACAATCTTCTTAGAAAGTGCTTACTTTAACCCAGTAACTATCCGTAAAGCAGCTAAAAGACACGGTTTAAATACTGATTCATCTTTCCGTTTTGAAAGAGGAATTGACCCGTCTATTACAGAATATGCTTTAAAGCACGCAGCTTTATTGATTCAACAAGTAGCTGGAGGTGAAATCACTTCTGATATCGTTGATTTATACCCTAAGAAAATTGAAGATAATTCAGTATTCTTAAACTTCAACAATATTACTCGCTTACTTGGAGAAGAAATTCCAAAGGATACAATCAAGAAAATCTTAGTGTCTTTAGACATTAAAGTACATAGTATGTCTGACGTTGGTATTGGTATTACTGTACCTGCTTACCGTGCAGACGTAACAAGAGAAATTGATATCATCGAAGAAGTATTACGTGTATATGGTTTCAATAATATCACTTATTCTTCTAAATTAAACGCTACAATTGCGGCAAACTCTCGTACTGAAGATCATAAAGTACAGAATATTATTGCTAACCAATTGGTTGCTCAAGGGTTCCATGAGATTATGAATAACTCATTAACTACTCCTGATTACAGCAATTTATCTGAGAATATCAATTCAAGTTTCCAAGTAGATATCTTAAACCCATTAAGTCACGACTTATGTGTAATGAGACAATCTTTACTTTTTGGAGGTTTAGAGTCTATTTCTTACAACATCAATAGAAAACGTGGAGATTTAAAATTCTTTGAATTTGGTAAAACTTACCACAAAATGCTAAACAGTTATGAAGAATACAAACGCTTCGCTGTTTTTGCAACTGGTAATATTACTAAAGCAAGTTGGAACTCAACACAAAAACCTGTTGATTTCTTTGAATTTAAAGCTTACATCAACGCTATTGTAGCACGTTTAGGATTAACAAAAACAACAACTCAACCTGTTGAATCTGACATCTTCTCTGAAGGTATCGCATACTACTTAGGTAAAGATCTAATTGTTGAATTTGGTATTCTTAAGAAAGGTGTTCTTAAAGAGTTTGACATAAAACAAGAGGTATTCTATGCTGAGTTTAATTGGGATAACACAATTAAAATGTTGTCTGCTAAAATTAAATTTACTGACATCAACAAATACCCTTCAGTTAAACGTGACTATGCTCTTTTAATCAATGAGAACGTTACTTTTGGAGAAATCTACAACATCGTTAAACAAGTTGATAAAAACATTATTAAAGATGTTACTTTATTTGACGTTTACCAAGGAGACAAAATAGAAGATGGTAAAAAATCTTATGCTATTTCTATCTTAATGGAAGATTCAAGTAAAACATTAACTGATAGTCAAGTTGAAAAGATAATGGGTAAAATCCAATACCAACTTGAAAACAACGTTGGTGCTCAATTGAGATAA